The following proteins are co-located in the Microbulbifer sp. VAAF005 genome:
- a CDS encoding P-loop NTPase, with protein MSDHHHDHDELSQEVQAELERLAECLGQLHDPASGLPLDDLDAEIEVGYEDETVFAGITLGYPCASQEADWLQRVEESCQPLLKAGPLKGSKLQFELFSDIPATPTSGAPETLAKVKNIVAVASGKGGVGKSTTAVNLALALAAEGARVGLLDADIYGPSLPTMLGTEDQRPHVKEQKFFVPVEAHGIETMSLGYLMTEETPAVWRGPMASGALNQILSQTLWGKVGMGLITWLWICPRVPGIFN; from the coding sequence GTGAGCGATCATCATCACGATCATGACGAGCTGTCACAGGAAGTTCAGGCTGAACTGGAGCGACTGGCGGAGTGCCTCGGCCAGTTGCATGATCCTGCCAGTGGCTTGCCGCTGGATGATTTGGACGCAGAAATTGAAGTTGGGTATGAGGACGAAACTGTTTTCGCCGGGATTACCCTGGGATATCCGTGTGCGAGCCAGGAGGCAGATTGGCTCCAGCGGGTGGAGGAGAGCTGTCAGCCGCTGTTGAAAGCCGGGCCCCTCAAAGGCTCTAAGTTGCAGTTTGAGCTGTTCAGCGATATTCCCGCTACGCCGACTTCCGGGGCGCCGGAAACTCTGGCGAAGGTAAAAAACATTGTTGCTGTCGCGTCGGGCAAAGGCGGGGTTGGCAAGTCCACGACTGCGGTCAATCTGGCCCTGGCCCTGGCGGCGGAAGGTGCCCGGGTTGGTTTGTTGGATGCTGATATCTACGGCCCGAGCCTGCCCACCATGCTGGGAACTGAAGACCAGCGCCCGCATGTGAAAGAACAGAAATTCTTTGTGCCGGTAGAGGCCCATGGAATAGAGACAATGTCTCTGGGGTACCTGATGACCGAGGAGACCCCTGCGGTATGGCGCGGGCCTATGGCCAGCGGCGCGCTCAACCAGATTCTCAGTCAAACCCTGTGGGGGAAAGTCGGGATGGGCTTGATTACCTGGTTGTGGATATGCCCCCGGGTACCGGGGATATTCAATTGA
- a CDS encoding 3D domain-containing protein has product MMKQTLRNTAFFIAALLAIGVSVNASAALKKTMIVDATAYNSVPGQTDSDPWVAAWNNRLRPGDKIIAVSRDLEKHGLTNGAKVKIEGLPGTYTVRDRMNKRFTNRIDVWMEKDIKKARAWGKKKLKIVFEPVK; this is encoded by the coding sequence ATGATGAAACAGACTCTGCGAAATACTGCCTTTTTTATTGCTGCCTTACTCGCTATCGGTGTAAGCGTTAATGCCTCAGCAGCACTTAAGAAAACCATGATTGTTGACGCAACTGCTTACAACTCTGTACCCGGACAAACTGACAGTGATCCCTGGGTAGCAGCTTGGAACAACCGCCTGCGCCCCGGTGACAAAATTATCGCCGTATCCCGTGACCTGGAAAAACACGGTCTGACTAACGGCGCCAAAGTTAAAATTGAAGGTCTGCCTGGCACCTATACCGTGCGCGACCGTATGAACAAGCGTTTTACTAACCGAATCGATGTTTGGATGGAGAAAGACATTAAGAAAGCCCGCGCCTGGGGCAAGAAAAAACTGAAGATTGTTTTTGAACCCGTAAAGTAA
- a CDS encoding P-loop NTPase translates to MPPGTGDIQLTLAQKTTLAGAVIVTTPQDLALKDAIKGVEMFRKVSVPVLGIVENMALHTCSKCGHSEPIFGTGGGERIAAEYDTHLLGELPLAQKIRADVDSGQPSVISDPDSEIAGFYCEIARKAAAQIWLNSSDDSDMPEIEIS, encoded by the coding sequence ATGCCCCCGGGTACCGGGGATATTCAATTGACGCTGGCACAGAAAACTACATTGGCCGGTGCGGTAATTGTAACTACCCCTCAAGACCTGGCACTAAAAGATGCCATTAAGGGCGTGGAGATGTTCCGCAAGGTATCGGTACCTGTGCTGGGTATTGTGGAAAATATGGCGCTGCATACTTGTTCCAAGTGTGGTCACAGCGAGCCAATTTTCGGTACCGGTGGCGGTGAGCGAATCGCTGCAGAGTACGATACCCATTTACTGGGAGAGCTTCCGCTGGCACAGAAAATCCGCGCCGATGTGGATAGCGGACAGCCCAGTGTTATTTCCGATCCAGATAGTGAAATTGCTGGTTTTTATTGCGAAATTGCCCGCAAGGCTGCTGCCCAGATCTGGTTAAACAGCAGTGATGACAGCGATATGCCGGAAATCGAAATAAGTTGA
- a CDS encoding tetratricopeptide repeat protein encodes MHKHLSNLLMLFYALLGIAVLLAAISISSNSGKQQLGHHLSQAQHSLALVTEAETYARTGNYADALPLYEKAISSLSDYPDQQQALRYRYGIVLNAFSAQARPDLYPLARAQFESVLNYLDEGAVLPQSTARVRSAMAHTYHQQAATEKEHTQRAHLLRSAYLLYKSAIQGLREQAEWQNLAITYFNLGQVCEWQGNLEEAIIWLEKTVKLDMQHKLPDLQEDSDYLSALRSQVEPILENPETAL; translated from the coding sequence ATGCACAAACATCTCTCAAACCTGCTCATGCTGTTTTATGCACTGCTTGGCATCGCCGTATTGCTAGCAGCAATATCCATAAGCTCAAACTCCGGGAAACAACAATTAGGGCACCATCTATCCCAGGCCCAACACTCCCTGGCATTGGTTACTGAGGCTGAAACCTACGCCCGCACGGGCAACTACGCCGACGCACTGCCACTTTACGAAAAGGCCATCTCCTCGCTGTCCGACTATCCGGATCAACAGCAGGCCCTGCGCTACCGCTACGGTATTGTGCTCAATGCATTTAGCGCCCAAGCGCGACCTGACCTCTACCCCCTTGCCCGCGCACAGTTCGAATCGGTCCTCAATTACCTGGATGAGGGCGCGGTGCTACCGCAGTCCACCGCGAGAGTGCGGTCGGCCATGGCACACACTTACCATCAGCAAGCAGCAACGGAGAAGGAGCACACTCAGCGAGCTCATCTTCTACGCTCGGCTTACCTTCTATATAAGAGTGCAATCCAAGGCCTGCGCGAGCAGGCGGAATGGCAGAACCTTGCCATCACCTATTTCAACCTGGGGCAAGTCTGTGAATGGCAGGGCAATCTGGAGGAAGCCATCATCTGGTTGGAAAAAACGGTGAAGCTGGACATGCAGCACAAGCTGCCGGACCTCCAGGAAGACAGTGACTACTTATCCGCATTGCGCAGCCAGGTGGAACCGATACTGGAAAACCCCGAAACCGCGCTGTAA
- the metG gene encoding methionine--tRNA ligase produces the protein MSDTRNILVTSALPYANGSLHLGHVLEYIQTDIWARFQRARGNNCLYICADDAHGTAIMLKAEQLGLTPEQHIANMQAEHERDFADFLIGVDNYHSTHSEENRELSAMIYRRLSENGHIASRTITQAFDPEKQLFLADRYIKGTCPRCSTPDQYGDNCEACGATYSPTELIDPVSAISGATPIEKESEHFFFTLPAFTEYLREWTRSGTLQDEVANKLAEWLEEGLQEWDISRDAPYFGFEIPDAPGKYFYVWLDAPIGYMASLKNYCDSKGLDWQEYWKKDSDAEVYHFIGKDIVNFHALFWPAMLDSADFRTPNKVCVHGFLTVNGKKMSKSRGTFINARNYLDHLSPEYLRYYFAAKLTGGVDDLDLNLDDFIAKVNSDLVGKVVNIASRTAKFVSKSGGKLAGELADEQLWNQFVEAAPRIAEYYEQREYARAMRDIMALADAANAWIADKAPWSLAKQEGTEAEVLAICSQGVNMFRALITWLAPVLPNTAQKAAEFLNSELDWNSATKPLTDHEIKKFKPLLQRVEKTQVDAVMDAAAESLAQLQAETKAATGPLAEDPIAEEIQFDDFAKVDLRIALIAKAEHVEGAGKLLRLTLDLGGETRQVFAGIKSAYAPEDLEGKHTVMVANLAPRKMRFGVSEGMVLAAGPGGKDLWILEPHEGAKPGMRVM, from the coding sequence ATGTCCGATACGCGCAACATTCTCGTCACCAGCGCACTGCCCTATGCCAATGGCTCCCTACATCTGGGCCATGTGCTCGAATATATCCAAACCGATATTTGGGCCCGCTTCCAGCGTGCGCGCGGCAATAACTGCCTGTATATCTGTGCCGACGATGCTCACGGCACTGCAATTATGCTGAAAGCTGAACAACTGGGCCTGACCCCGGAACAGCATATCGCCAATATGCAGGCAGAACACGAGCGCGACTTCGCCGACTTCCTGATTGGTGTGGACAACTACCACTCCACCCATTCAGAGGAAAACCGCGAGCTGTCGGCAATGATCTACCGCCGCCTCAGCGAAAACGGCCACATCGCGTCGCGCACTATTACCCAGGCTTTCGATCCAGAGAAACAGCTTTTCCTGGCGGATCGCTATATCAAGGGAACCTGCCCCCGCTGCAGCACGCCCGACCAGTATGGTGATAACTGTGAAGCCTGTGGCGCCACCTACAGCCCTACCGAACTGATCGATCCGGTATCAGCGATCTCCGGCGCCACTCCGATAGAAAAGGAGTCAGAGCACTTCTTCTTTACCCTGCCCGCATTCACCGAGTACCTGCGCGAGTGGACTCGCTCCGGTACCCTCCAGGATGAAGTGGCCAACAAGCTGGCCGAATGGCTGGAAGAGGGTCTGCAAGAGTGGGATATTTCCCGCGACGCCCCTTACTTCGGTTTTGAAATTCCCGATGCGCCGGGCAAATATTTCTACGTGTGGCTCGACGCTCCCATTGGCTATATGGCCAGTCTCAAAAACTACTGCGACAGCAAAGGGCTGGACTGGCAGGAGTACTGGAAAAAAGACAGCGACGCCGAGGTCTACCATTTTATCGGCAAGGATATCGTCAACTTCCACGCACTCTTTTGGCCAGCCATGCTGGACTCAGCGGACTTCCGCACCCCCAACAAAGTTTGCGTACACGGCTTCCTTACCGTAAACGGCAAGAAGATGTCCAAGTCCCGCGGCACCTTTATCAATGCCCGCAACTACCTGGATCACTTGAGCCCTGAGTATTTGCGCTACTACTTCGCCGCCAAACTGACCGGTGGCGTCGATGACCTGGATCTGAACCTGGACGATTTTATCGCCAAGGTGAACTCTGATCTGGTGGGTAAAGTAGTCAATATCGCCTCTCGCACCGCCAAGTTTGTCAGCAAGTCCGGTGGCAAGCTGGCCGGCGAACTGGCCGACGAACAATTGTGGAACCAATTTGTAGAAGCGGCTCCACGAATTGCTGAGTATTACGAGCAGCGAGAATACGCCCGCGCCATGCGCGACATTATGGCTCTGGCCGACGCCGCCAATGCCTGGATCGCCGACAAGGCTCCCTGGTCCCTGGCCAAGCAGGAGGGCACCGAAGCTGAGGTTCTGGCTATTTGCTCCCAGGGTGTGAATATGTTCCGCGCCCTGATCACCTGGCTCGCCCCGGTATTGCCCAACACTGCACAAAAAGCGGCGGAGTTCCTCAACAGTGAGCTGGATTGGAACAGCGCAACCAAACCGCTGACAGATCACGAAATCAAGAAGTTCAAACCGCTGCTGCAACGGGTTGAGAAAACCCAGGTAGATGCGGTTATGGATGCGGCTGCGGAATCCTTGGCCCAGCTACAAGCGGAAACCAAAGCTGCTACCGGCCCTCTAGCGGAGGACCCCATTGCTGAGGAAATCCAGTTTGATGACTTCGCCAAAGTAGACTTGAGGATCGCCCTGATCGCCAAAGCTGAGCATGTTGAAGGCGCCGGTAAACTGCTGCGCTTAACCCTGGATCTGGGCGGCGAAACCCGCCAGGTATTTGCCGGTATTAAAAGCGCCTACGCCCCTGAGGACCTGGAAGGTAAGCACACCGTTATGGTCGCCAACCTGGCGCCGCGTAAAATGCGCTTTGGTGTCAGTGAGGGTATGGTTCTGGCAGCAGGTCCCGGAGGTAAGGACCTGTGGATACTGGAGCCCCACGAGGGCGCCAAACCCGGTATGCGCGTAATGTAA
- a CDS encoding EamA family transporter: MGISFTAASLVLISAFLHAGWNLLGKSRTPTPAFFCIATLSVGIFLLPLNFWLLYQVDSLPRSFWILLIGSGFFQMIYMGGLSLAYQRANMGLVYPVARALPVLLVALATVLLGQSLPPLAWVGMLLVTIGCLLVPLVYFREWHWRAYWRADCAWALVAAIGTVGYSLADKGALIYLGDTAGGTIPALVLAYSYLGMQFLACGVWLLLGCLGQSGTAPLIQSFRDLKVGALTGAMMGATYGLVLLAMTMTENVSYVVALRQLSIPLGVGLAVWLLKEPAHRPQLLGVGLVCAGLIAVSLR; this comes from the coding sequence ATGGGAATATCGTTTACCGCTGCCAGTCTTGTTTTAATTTCTGCATTTCTACACGCGGGTTGGAATTTACTGGGGAAGTCTCGCACACCAACTCCCGCTTTTTTCTGTATCGCGACTCTCAGTGTTGGAATTTTTCTTTTACCGCTAAATTTTTGGTTGCTATATCAGGTTGATTCGCTCCCGCGAAGTTTCTGGATCCTCCTTATCGGTAGTGGTTTTTTTCAAATGATTTATATGGGGGGCTTATCCCTCGCCTACCAGCGAGCCAATATGGGATTGGTCTATCCCGTTGCTCGAGCATTGCCGGTATTGCTGGTTGCACTGGCAACGGTATTGTTGGGGCAATCGCTACCTCCACTCGCCTGGGTGGGAATGCTGTTGGTGACAATTGGCTGCCTGCTGGTACCGTTGGTGTATTTCCGCGAGTGGCACTGGAGAGCTTATTGGCGCGCGGACTGCGCCTGGGCGCTGGTCGCAGCCATTGGCACTGTGGGCTATTCACTGGCAGATAAAGGGGCGCTGATTTACCTGGGGGATACTGCGGGAGGCACTATCCCTGCGCTTGTTCTGGCCTACAGCTATTTGGGGATGCAGTTTCTTGCCTGTGGTGTATGGCTGCTTCTGGGGTGCTTGGGTCAGAGTGGCACTGCGCCATTGATCCAAAGTTTTCGGGATTTGAAGGTCGGGGCCCTGACCGGTGCCATGATGGGAGCGACTTACGGCCTGGTACTGCTGGCGATGACAATGACTGAAAATGTGAGTTATGTAGTTGCCCTAAGGCAGTTGAGTATTCCCCTGGGCGTGGGCTTGGCGGTCTGGTTACTCAAGGAGCCGGCACACAGGCCCCAGCTGCTGGGAGTGGGGCTGGTGTGTGCCGGCTTGATTGCAGTTTCCCTGCGTTAG
- a CDS encoding rhodanese-related sulfurtransferase, translating into MNHFVVCALYKFVTLENFETLRAPLLEVMQENSVRGTLLLAQEGINGTVAGSREGIDAVLAHLKSDERLANLDYKESITQAMPFLRSKVKLKKEIVTMGVEGIDPLRTVGTYVKPKDWNALISDPEVVVVDTRNDYEFQVGTFKNSINPETETFREFPQYVKENMDPTKHKKVAMFCTGGIRCEKSTAYMKEQGFEEVYHLHGGILKYLEEVPAEESLWEGECFVFDERVTVNHNLERGKYDQCNACRMPITEEDQQSPLFEQGVSCPHCHDKVPEADRARFREREKQIQLAKQRGEVHIGQDAREQTVSRREQKREERRRQAEAQQARSQQA; encoded by the coding sequence ATGAACCATTTTGTTGTCTGTGCACTGTATAAGTTCGTTACCCTTGAGAACTTTGAAACGCTTCGCGCCCCACTGCTGGAGGTGATGCAAGAAAACAGTGTTCGCGGCACCCTGCTGTTGGCCCAAGAGGGCATCAATGGCACTGTAGCCGGCTCCCGCGAAGGTATCGACGCGGTATTAGCCCATTTGAAGTCAGACGAGCGCCTCGCCAACCTGGACTACAAAGAGTCCATCACCCAGGCAATGCCCTTCCTGCGCAGTAAAGTGAAGCTAAAGAAAGAAATTGTCACCATGGGTGTAGAGGGCATTGATCCACTGCGCACCGTCGGCACCTATGTCAAACCCAAAGATTGGAATGCCCTGATCAGCGACCCAGAGGTTGTTGTCGTGGACACCCGCAATGACTATGAATTCCAGGTCGGTACTTTCAAGAATTCCATCAACCCGGAAACTGAGACTTTCCGCGAGTTCCCGCAGTACGTAAAAGAGAATATGGACCCGACCAAGCACAAGAAGGTCGCCATGTTCTGCACCGGCGGTATCCGCTGCGAGAAGTCCACAGCCTATATGAAAGAGCAGGGCTTTGAAGAGGTATATCACCTCCACGGCGGTATTTTGAAATACCTGGAAGAAGTCCCAGCAGAAGAATCCCTGTGGGAAGGCGAGTGCTTTGTTTTCGATGAGCGGGTGACAGTCAACCACAACCTGGAACGCGGCAAATATGATCAATGCAATGCATGCCGCATGCCCATCACTGAGGAAGACCAGCAATCTCCCCTGTTCGAGCAGGGTGTAAGCTGCCCGCACTGCCACGACAAGGTGCCTGAAGCCGACCGAGCCCGTTTCCGCGAGCGCGAAAAGCAAATTCAGCTAGCCAAACAGCGCGGCGAAGTACACATTGGCCAGGACGCCCGCGAGCAAACCGTCTCCCGCCGCGAGCAAAAGAGAGAGGAGCGTCGCCGCCAGGCTGAAGCCCAACAGGCGCGCAGCCAGCAGGCCTAA